A stretch of the Sphingobacterium thalpophilum genome encodes the following:
- a CDS encoding DNA polymerase III subunit gamma/tau, giving the protein MDNFIVSARKYRPITFDSVVGQQHITGTLKNAIHNNQLAQAFLFCGPRGVGKTTCARILAKTINCENIAPGTEPCGECDSCKSFQNGNSFSIHELDAASNNSVDDIRNLIDQVRIPPQAGKYKIYIIDEVHMLSQAAFNAFLKTLEEPPSYAIFILATTEKHKILPTILSRCQIFDFNRIKVEDMAAHLARIADREAIAYDQDGLHIIAQKADGGLRDALSMFDQIVSFSNKNVTYQAVIDNLNILDYDYYFKLTDAILAEDAAQALLTFNDILNHGFDGSHFIAGLSAHFRNLLVAREPSTLKLLEVSDSIRQKYLQQAQRASSGLLLSALNISNQCEINYKTSKNQRLQVELALLKMCHIASAIKLSQLGAVQTPSAAEGLKKKLPEPVSVQPHQTAAAHVSSDISAQNTPISTPAAPVELPTNGHPTVADKHLTEKTEQKNAAPNVPPKVKKGGWGAAASAIIPSLPDLNTIYENNSVAKEGDEPELIRGTEQREVTFSQFISLWNMYAEQLKAENKINLYTLMTATQPRLQGTLIEVDVENAVQMDVLQSAKIDVLNYLRVKLQNFALDIQGVMMEHAVTRKPYTSQEKYQAMVNKNPLLDQLRKEFNLGLS; this is encoded by the coding sequence ATGGATAATTTTATTGTTTCTGCACGTAAATACCGCCCGATTACCTTTGATTCGGTTGTAGGCCAGCAACATATTACTGGTACCCTCAAGAATGCGATTCACAACAATCAGTTGGCCCAGGCATTTTTGTTTTGTGGACCAAGGGGTGTTGGAAAAACTACTTGTGCCCGTATTTTGGCCAAAACAATAAACTGCGAAAACATAGCGCCGGGCACTGAACCCTGTGGTGAATGTGACAGCTGCAAATCATTCCAGAACGGAAACTCCTTTAGCATTCACGAACTGGATGCTGCATCCAATAACTCAGTGGATGATATCCGTAATCTGATCGATCAGGTACGGATACCGCCACAGGCTGGAAAATACAAAATCTATATTATCGATGAGGTGCACATGCTTTCGCAAGCTGCATTCAATGCTTTTTTAAAGACATTGGAAGAACCACCTTCTTATGCGATATTTATTCTGGCCACAACAGAGAAACACAAGATTTTGCCGACGATTTTGTCACGCTGTCAGATCTTTGATTTTAACCGGATCAAAGTAGAAGATATGGCAGCCCATCTGGCGCGTATCGCCGACAGAGAGGCGATCGCATACGATCAGGACGGTCTGCATATCATCGCGCAGAAAGCCGATGGCGGTCTTCGCGATGCGCTGTCGATGTTTGACCAAATTGTCAGCTTTTCAAACAAGAATGTCACGTACCAGGCTGTAATCGACAATCTCAATATTCTGGATTACGATTACTATTTTAAACTGACGGATGCCATCTTGGCCGAAGATGCTGCTCAAGCGCTGCTGACCTTTAACGATATTTTGAATCACGGCTTTGATGGTAGCCATTTTATAGCTGGTTTATCTGCTCATTTCCGCAATTTGCTTGTGGCAAGAGAACCGTCGACACTCAAGCTACTGGAAGTCAGCGACAGCATTCGTCAAAAATACCTGCAACAGGCACAGAGAGCGTCCTCGGGATTGCTCCTCTCGGCATTGAATATTTCAAATCAGTGTGAGATTAATTACAAAACAAGCAAAAACCAGCGTCTGCAGGTGGAATTGGCCCTATTGAAGATGTGTCATATCGCAAGCGCAATCAAGTTGAGTCAGCTTGGGGCTGTACAGACGCCTTCAGCAGCTGAAGGCCTAAAAAAAAAACTTCCTGAACCGGTAAGCGTTCAGCCTCATCAGACAGCAGCAGCACATGTATCTTCCGATATCAGCGCACAAAATACACCGATAAGCACGCCGGCAGCTCCTGTTGAGCTCCCGACCAATGGGCATCCTACCGTAGCTGATAAGCATTTGACAGAAAAAACCGAACAAAAAAATGCAGCTCCAAATGTGCCTCCGAAAGTAAAGAAAGGAGGATGGGGGGCCGCAGCAAGTGCGATCATTCCTTCTTTGCCCGATCTAAATACCATTTATGAAAACAATTCAGTAGCTAAAGAGGGTGACGAGCCCGAACTGATCAGAGGCACAGAACAACGTGAAGTAACCTTTAGTCAATTTATCAGTTTATGGAATATGTATGCCGAACAGCTGAAAGCAGAAAACAAGATTAATCTCTACACATTGATGACCGCTACTCAACCGCGCTTGCAGGGAACACTCATAGAAGTGGATGTCGAGAATGCCGTACAGATGGACGTGCTGCAAAGCGCCAAAATCGATGTGTTAAACTACCTGCGGGTTAAATTACAGAACTTTGCTCTGGATATCCAGGGAGTCATGATGGAACATGCGGTGACACGCAAGCCCTACACTTCTCAGGAGAAGTATCAGGCTATGGTCAACAAGAATCCGCTTCTGGATCAATTACGTAAAGAATTTAACCTGGGACTGAGCTAA
- the rlmB gene encoding 23S rRNA (guanosine(2251)-2'-O)-methyltransferase RlmB, with translation MMQGNFQRRERDHGERREVNQMVFGIRAVIEAIDSGKEIESLFIQRGLSGSLILELKSLLKEHNIAYQQVPIEKLNRITRKNHQGVIAVISPITYQNIEELLPQIYEKGETPLLLMLDGVTDVRNLGAIARTAECSGVHAIIVPKKGSAEVNPDAIKTSAGALYKIPVCRHDSLSKVGKFLIDSGVQLVVSTEKTTSSIYDVDYTAPTCVIMGAEDVGVSNDLIRISDNLAKIPMYGEIGSLNVSVSAAVVIYEAIRQRMISKTK, from the coding sequence ATGATGCAAGGAAATTTTCAGAGACGTGAGCGTGATCACGGCGAAAGACGGGAAGTGAATCAGATGGTATTCGGTATTCGGGCCGTCATTGAAGCGATCGACAGTGGTAAAGAAATCGAGTCGCTGTTTATCCAGCGCGGATTAAGTGGCAGTTTGATTTTGGAATTGAAATCCTTGTTGAAAGAACACAATATTGCTTACCAGCAGGTACCCATTGAAAAGCTCAACCGTATCACGCGCAAGAATCATCAGGGTGTTATCGCGGTAATTTCACCGATTACATATCAGAATATCGAAGAGCTGTTACCACAGATCTATGAAAAAGGAGAGACCCCGTTACTTCTGATGCTGGATGGCGTGACCGATGTACGTAATCTGGGCGCTATCGCCCGTACCGCGGAGTGTTCGGGCGTACATGCCATTATAGTACCCAAAAAAGGTTCGGCAGAAGTAAATCCTGATGCGATCAAGACGTCTGCGGGTGCCCTATATAAAATACCTGTATGCCGTCACGACAGTCTGTCCAAAGTCGGCAAGTTTTTGATTGATTCGGGTGTGCAGCTGGTTGTAAGTACGGAAAAAACAACTTCAAGCATATACGACGTGGATTATACGGCACCGACTTGTGTGATCATGGGCGCAGAAGACGTCGGCGTATCAAACGACCTGATCCGTATTTCCGACAACCTTGCCAAAATACCGATGTACGGCGAAATCGGTTCTCTTAATGTTTCTGTGTCAGCAGCTGTTGTGATCTATGAGGCTATCCGCCAACGGATGATCAGCAAAACAAAATAA
- a CDS encoding AMP-dependent synthetase/ligase, translating into MPTATRLFDLAYLQQEVAPGFPMFSYKKNGDWVTMSNTVFIEQVNEVSKGLISLGVRSGEKVALISENRIEWNILDFAIQQIGAVVVAIYPNISASDYTYIFNHAEIRHCIVSSKKIYDKIVSIQASCPLLEHVFTLDKEAEIPHWLEFIETGFGIADEQLQVLREDTTTDHLASIIYTSGTTGNPKGVMLSHGNLLADTMSSEYSFPVERGDRALSFLPVCHAYERVFQYVYMYKGLTIFFAQSMDSIGEDFKSVKPHIFSAVPRVLEKVYEKIRATGEGLRGVKRKIFFWSLRLGEGYQLEGRSLWYNLQLYIARKLIFSKWREALGGEIKGIASGSAALQEKLIRLYMAAGIPIYEGYGLTEAGPCIAVNCFKRGMKIGTVGLPLINIDIKLAADGEILTRGKNNMIGYYKDPEGTAEVLKDGWLYTGDIGQWVDGRYLKIIDRKKEMFKTSGGKYIVPQQIESKIVESPFIEQAMVIGEGRKFPAALIVPSYSYFVEWAKEKAPSVNSHSAAEFLKSAAVRQQLEAELDRINRNFGNWEQIKKFAVIPAEMTIETGELTPTLKMKRKVILQKYAKEVDAIYED; encoded by the coding sequence ATGCCCACAGCAACAAGATTATTTGATTTAGCTTATCTGCAACAGGAGGTTGCACCCGGCTTCCCGATGTTTTCATACAAAAAAAATGGAGACTGGGTCACTATGAGCAATACCGTTTTTATCGAACAAGTAAACGAGGTATCCAAAGGCTTAATTTCTCTTGGTGTCAGATCGGGTGAAAAAGTAGCACTGATCAGCGAAAACCGCATCGAGTGGAATATTTTGGATTTTGCAATCCAGCAAATTGGAGCAGTAGTCGTTGCGATTTATCCTAACATATCGGCTTCTGATTATACCTATATTTTCAATCATGCCGAAATCAGGCACTGCATCGTCAGTTCAAAAAAAATTTATGACAAGATCGTCTCAATCCAAGCTTCGTGCCCGCTGCTGGAACATGTATTTACTTTGGACAAAGAGGCGGAGATACCACATTGGCTAGAATTTATCGAAACTGGTTTTGGTATTGCCGACGAACAGCTCCAGGTCTTACGCGAGGACACTACCACAGATCACCTAGCCTCCATCATCTACACATCAGGCACCACGGGAAACCCTAAAGGCGTGATGCTTTCGCATGGTAATCTGCTGGCCGATACCATGAGCAGCGAATATTCGTTCCCCGTAGAACGCGGCGATCGCGCGCTTTCTTTTCTCCCCGTCTGCCATGCTTACGAGCGTGTCTTTCAATACGTTTATATGTACAAGGGGTTGACCATCTTTTTCGCCCAATCCATGGACAGCATCGGTGAGGATTTCAAGTCGGTAAAACCCCATATCTTTTCGGCCGTACCCCGCGTACTCGAGAAGGTTTACGAAAAAATCCGCGCAACAGGTGAAGGCCTGCGGGGCGTCAAGCGCAAGATCTTTTTCTGGTCCTTACGTCTGGGAGAAGGTTACCAACTAGAAGGGCGGTCCTTGTGGTACAATCTACAGCTCTATATCGCCCGTAAGCTGATCTTTTCGAAATGGCGCGAAGCCTTAGGAGGTGAGATCAAAGGCATTGCATCGGGCAGCGCCGCATTGCAGGAAAAATTGATCCGCTTGTACATGGCTGCTGGCATCCCCATATATGAAGGTTATGGACTCACAGAAGCGGGCCCATGCATTGCAGTCAATTGCTTTAAAAGAGGGATGAAAATCGGCACCGTAGGGCTCCCCTTAATCAATATCGACATTAAGCTTGCTGCCGATGGAGAGATCCTGACCAGAGGTAAAAATAATATGATAGGCTACTACAAGGATCCTGAAGGTACCGCCGAAGTGCTCAAAGATGGTTGGTTATATACAGGAGATATCGGTCAATGGGTCGATGGAAGGTATCTAAAAATTATTGACCGCAAAAAAGAAATGTTCAAGACCTCTGGCGGTAAGTATATTGTTCCGCAGCAGATCGAATCCAAAATCGTGGAATCTCCATTCATTGAGCAGGCGATGGTCATTGGTGAAGGCCGTAAGTTTCCCGCTGCGCTGATCGTCCCCAGTTATAGCTATTTCGTGGAATGGGCCAAAGAGAAGGCACCATCAGTGAACAGCCATTCAGCAGCTGAATTTCTGAAGAGTGCAGCCGTGAGACAGCAGCTTGAAGCCGAACTCGACCGCATCAACCGCAACTTCGGCAATTGGGAGCAGATTAAAAAATTTGCAGTTATTCCAGCTGAAATGACAATTGAAACGGGTGAACTCACACCTACCCTAAAAATGAAACGCAAGGTCATCCTTCAGAAATACGCCAAAGAGGTCGATGCAATTTACGAGGACTGA
- a CDS encoding DEAD/DEAH box helicase: protein MNPFLELGIRHEVVNAISELGFEKPSPIQEKAIPVLLTGNDDFVGLAQTGTGKTAAFGLPLLEQLDFSQKHPQALVLCPTRELCLQIAKDLQNFAKYIDNVHIVAVYGGANISDQLRQIRRGVQIVVATPGRMLDIIGRNAIDFSNVKYVVLDEADEMLNMGFQEDINNILSETPEEKKTWLFSATMPKEVRRIAQKYMTDPFELTVGTKNTGNANIEHHYYLIKAKDKYAAFKRIVDSNPDIFGIVFCRTKIETQDIAEALIKDGYNADSLHGDLSQQQRDKVMKRYRERSLQLLIATDVAARGIDVNDVTHVINFSLPDEVENYTHRSGRTARAGKTGISLSLVNVKEMSKIRHIEKIIGKPFERKQVPQGAEVCEKQLFSIVKKIENVEVNDEQITPFLPAIMENLESLSKEDIIKRFASLEFNRFLEYYKNAPDLNIEARESSRDDRGDKRSREGSKGYTRLFINLGSVDEFSRGDMLGFICNNANISGKSIGKIDLKGVFTFFEVQDAEVDKVFQGFQSVEYNGRQVRIEVSSDGRSEGRGGRGRGDRGGRRDGGYRSDRGGRRDGGYRGGDRSERRDRNSGGFRDFSGKRKESKSKY from the coding sequence ATGAACCCATTTTTAGAACTGGGAATCCGTCATGAAGTTGTTAATGCCATCTCTGAGTTAGGTTTCGAAAAACCTTCTCCTATTCAGGAAAAAGCCATTCCTGTATTACTGACTGGTAACGACGATTTTGTCGGATTAGCCCAAACTGGCACAGGAAAGACCGCGGCATTTGGTCTTCCATTATTAGAACAATTAGACTTTTCTCAAAAACACCCTCAAGCGTTGGTATTATGTCCAACACGTGAACTGTGTTTGCAAATTGCGAAAGATTTACAAAACTTTGCGAAGTATATTGACAATGTACACATTGTTGCAGTATATGGTGGCGCAAACATCTCTGACCAATTGCGTCAGATCCGTCGTGGTGTACAGATCGTCGTAGCGACCCCCGGTCGTATGCTGGACATCATCGGACGTAATGCGATCGATTTCTCCAACGTCAAATACGTGGTATTGGACGAAGCTGATGAAATGCTGAACATGGGCTTTCAGGAAGATATCAACAATATCTTATCCGAAACTCCAGAAGAGAAAAAAACTTGGTTGTTCTCAGCGACAATGCCAAAAGAAGTTCGTCGTATTGCACAAAAATACATGACGGATCCTTTTGAGCTCACTGTAGGAACAAAGAATACAGGTAATGCTAACATTGAGCACCACTATTATCTGATTAAAGCAAAAGATAAATATGCGGCGTTCAAACGTATTGTGGATTCCAATCCCGATATCTTCGGTATTGTGTTCTGTCGGACCAAGATAGAGACACAGGATATCGCCGAAGCATTGATCAAAGATGGCTACAATGCCGATTCGCTGCATGGTGACTTATCACAACAACAACGGGATAAAGTCATGAAGCGTTACCGTGAGCGTAGTTTACAGCTCCTGATCGCGACAGATGTTGCCGCTCGTGGTATTGACGTCAACGACGTTACACACGTGATCAACTTCTCTTTACCGGACGAAGTAGAAAACTATACACACCGTTCTGGCCGTACCGCCCGTGCTGGTAAAACAGGTATTTCTCTTTCTTTGGTTAACGTGAAGGAAATGAGCAAAATCCGCCACATCGAAAAGATCATCGGTAAGCCTTTCGAGCGTAAACAAGTACCTCAAGGTGCTGAAGTATGTGAGAAACAGCTATTCTCGATCGTTAAAAAGATTGAAAATGTAGAAGTAAACGACGAGCAGATCACGCCATTCTTGCCTGCAATTATGGAAAATCTGGAGTCGCTTTCCAAGGAAGACATCATTAAGAGATTTGCTTCACTTGAGTTTAACCGTTTCCTGGAGTACTACAAAAATGCGCCTGACTTAAACATTGAAGCGCGTGAAAGTTCACGTGATGACCGTGGCGACAAACGTTCACGTGAAGGCTCCAAAGGGTATACCCGCCTATTTATCAACTTAGGATCTGTGGATGAATTCAGTCGTGGTGATATGCTAGGCTTTATCTGCAACAACGCGAATATTTCCGGAAAATCTATCGGTAAAATTGACCTCAAAGGTGTATTTACATTCTTCGAAGTTCAAGATGCTGAAGTGGATAAGGTATTTCAGGGATTCCAGAGCGTGGAATACAACGGCCGTCAGGTACGTATCGAAGTATCCAGTGACGGAAGAAGCGAAGGCCGTGGCGGCAGAGGCCGTGGCGACCGTGGCGGAAGACGTGATGGAGGGTATCGTAGTGACCGCGGCGGAAGACGTGACGGTGGATACCGTGGCGGAGACCGTAGCGAAAGACGAGACCGCAATAGCGGAGGTTTCCGTGATTTCTCCGGTAAACGCAAAGAATCGAAAAGCAAGTACTAA
- a CDS encoding RNA polymerase sigma factor, which yields MDQVPVIYREWLQAIKERSDASAYAQLYRYCWKDLYAHAARRILDPQDVEDILQELFVQFWEKRHTIDIQMNLPAYLKGTLKYKIIDFFNSNKAKDKLLDHWSKHVFSYVQQHPSHLETYLELEKMLEEELQVMPQNMRQILLLKWEHLSIREIAARMGLSEQTVKNNLTEASKRLKKAILGQQNAQNGSFTLLLIFALHQLSN from the coding sequence ATGGATCAAGTGCCAGTTATATATCGGGAATGGCTGCAGGCTATTAAAGAGAGAAGCGACGCCTCAGCCTATGCTCAATTGTATCGATATTGCTGGAAAGACCTATATGCACATGCCGCCCGACGTATTCTTGACCCTCAGGACGTGGAGGATATCCTTCAGGAACTTTTTGTGCAGTTCTGGGAAAAACGGCACACAATTGATATTCAAATGAATCTTCCTGCCTACCTAAAAGGCACGCTGAAGTATAAGATCATAGATTTCTTCAATTCCAATAAAGCAAAAGACAAGCTGCTCGATCATTGGAGTAAGCATGTTTTCAGTTACGTGCAGCAACATCCCAGCCACCTTGAAACGTATCTTGAACTGGAAAAAATGCTGGAGGAAGAACTGCAGGTGATGCCCCAAAACATGCGGCAGATCCTTTTGTTAAAATGGGAACATCTGTCGATCCGGGAGATCGCTGCCCGGATGGGACTCTCCGAACAGACGGTGAAGAATAATCTTACCGAGGCCTCTAAAAGATTGAAAAAAGCCATTTTAGGCCAACAGAATGCGCAGAACGGCAGTTTTACCCTCCTGCTTATTTTTGCCTTGCATCAGCTGTCTAATTGA
- a CDS encoding FecR domain-containing protein has product MKRRVFEFLIYRYQQHKATRAERDLVDRWYDALDREDLPTGHLDESQLWDRIQSRIATPSFPRTISISNGIRWTAAVAASLLICAGILFWNKDAIFGQNEQQVLVKPSYRIFETGVGQRKRVLLADGSNVILNARTQLKVDTLSFGRKDRVVELLAGEAFFEVRKDAAKAFIVKTQELQTTVLGTSFTVKNYAELDEISVSVFTGRVKVAGSSNLLGVLKRGQEIHYSKNSHQNKQHSFDLTTRNSWTEGRTYLRQSDFAELALAVKNSYGIELEAANGRVARQLYTMPISRQLSWPATLESIRQIHHNRSRKEGNKVIIY; this is encoded by the coding sequence GTGAAACGGAGAGTATTTGAATTTTTAATTTATAGATATCAACAGCATAAGGCGACCAGGGCCGAACGGGATCTGGTCGACCGCTGGTACGATGCGCTTGACCGGGAGGATTTGCCTACTGGACATCTCGACGAGTCGCAGTTGTGGGACCGGATACAATCCCGGATCGCGACTCCTTCTTTTCCTCGGACAATCTCTATTTCGAACGGCATCCGATGGACCGCGGCAGTCGCGGCCAGTTTGCTGATCTGCGCCGGGATTTTATTCTGGAATAAAGATGCAATTTTTGGGCAGAATGAACAGCAGGTTCTTGTTAAACCCAGTTACCGAATTTTTGAGACGGGTGTGGGCCAGCGCAAAAGGGTGCTGCTGGCAGACGGTTCAAATGTTATTTTAAATGCCCGTACACAGCTGAAAGTGGACACCCTGTCCTTCGGCCGGAAGGACAGGGTTGTCGAGTTGCTTGCCGGAGAGGCCTTTTTTGAGGTTAGAAAAGATGCCGCTAAGGCCTTTATCGTGAAAACTCAGGAACTGCAGACGACCGTGCTGGGCACTTCATTTACAGTGAAAAACTATGCGGAGCTGGATGAAATTTCGGTGTCTGTTTTCACCGGCCGGGTCAAGGTGGCCGGCAGTAGCAATCTTCTGGGGGTGCTGAAACGGGGACAGGAGATCCATTATTCTAAAAACAGCCACCAAAATAAACAGCACAGCTTCGATCTCACCACACGCAACAGCTGGACGGAGGGGCGGACATACCTCCGGCAGTCCGATTTTGCAGAGCTGGCACTAGCCGTTAAAAATAGCTATGGTATCGAATTGGAGGCGGCAAATGGCCGCGTCGCCCGACAGCTTTATACTATGCCGATATCCAGACAACTATCGTGGCCAGCTACCCTGGAGAGTATCAGGCAGATTCATCACAATAGGTCCAGAAAGGAGGGGAATAAAGTGATCATCTACTAG